GGTAGAGCGAGAACAACATGACGCCATCCTTGTCGGTTCTGCGTCGGCGCGGGGCGCGCCGGGAAGGTTGCGGGGCCGGCGTGACGCGCCCCGGGGACGGGAAAGGGGGTGGGCCCGAACCGGACCCACCCCCGAAGATCGATCAGCCGAGGCGCTCGACCATCTTCTCCTTGAAGCCGAAGAAGTAGGTGAGCACGAAGCCCATGACGATCGCGATCGCCAGGCCGCCGAGGTACCAGAACCAGTGCCCGGGGGTGATCACGCCGGTCATGAACAGGCCCGACAGGCCCAGGGCGCCGGCGCCGAAGCTGCCGCCCTGCTGCATGCCCCACGCGATGAACGCGCCACCGAAGCCGGCCCCGAGGCAGGCCGTGATGAACGGGTAGATCAGCGGCAGCGACACACCGTAGATCAGCGGCTCGCCGATGCCCAGCAGGCCGAGCGGGAGGGCGCTCTTGATGATGGTGCGCAGCTTCTTGCTCTTGGTCTTGACCCAGACCGCGATGGCCATGCCGTCCTGGCCGCCGCCCGCCATGGCGAGGATCGGCAGGAGCTCGGTGAAGCCGTGGTCGGCGATGAGCTGGGCGTGCAGTGGCGTGAGCCCCTGGTGGACGCCCAACATCACCATCGGCAGGAAGAGACTCGCCATCAGGTAGCCGCCGATGACGCCGCCCTGCTTGAGTCCGAAGTCGACCAGGAGCCAGGTGAGGCCCTTCATGAGCAGCGCCGAGATCGGCATGATGATGATGACCGCGGCGATCGCGCCGAGGATGACCGTCAGCGCCGGGATGATGAACAGCTCGAAGCTGGCCGGGATGACCTTGCGCAGGTTCTTCTCGATGAGGGTGAACACCCACGCGGTCACCATGACGCCGATGACGCCGCCCAACCCGGGGCTGAGCTGGCCGAACAGCGGCAGAACGAGCGGCTGCGCGGCGGTGGTGATCGAGCCGTCGGCCGCCTTCACCGCGGCGATGCCTGCCAGTGCCGGCATGTAGGGCACGCCGCCGGCGATGAAGCCGAGCACCGGGGTGCCGCCGAACTCCTTGGCCGTGTTGTGGCCCACGATGAAGTTCAGCGCGCCGGTGACGATGGCGCCCAGGGCCGCGAAGGCCAGGAACCACGGGTTCTTCACGATCGTCGGGTCGGCCAGCTTCCAGAAGTTGGCGATCGACGCGATGATGCCGCCGGCGACGAAGCCGGGGATGATCGGGATGAAGATGTTGCCGATGTGGCGGAACAGGGCGTGGACGCCCGTGTTCTGGCGGGCCTTGACCTTGGCGCGCGTCTCGCCCGCGACGTCGCGGACGCGGTCGCCGCCGGTGAGGGCTGCCAGGGCGTCGGGCTCGTCCTCCTCGTCGTCGTCGAAGTCGACGTGGGCGGCGTTGCTGACTTCGGCGAACGCGACGTCGAGGCGGTCGGAGTGACCCGGGCCGACGACGATCTGGACCTGATCGCCGGGGACGACGCCCAGGACACCGTCGAGCGCCTTGATGCCGGCGACGTCGACCTTCTCGGGGTCGTTCACGTTGAGACGGAGCCGGGTCATGCAGTGGGTGAACGAGTCGATGTTCTCGTTCCCCCCGGCCAGGGAGAGGATCTCCCGGCTGAGGGCCTTGTAATCCATGTCTGTTCCTTCGGTGAGCGGTGCGGTGTTGGTGATACGTGGGGTCAGTCGGCGACGGCGGCGCGCACGAAGCCCTGGCTGGCCTCGAGCCGTCCCCGTGCCTGATCGGCGTCGACGCCGAGCAGGATCATGACGATGGCGGTCTTGGCGTGACCGCCGGACGCCTCGAGCGCGGCGCGGGCCGCGTCCTCGGCGCAATCGGTGGCGGCGCGGACGATGCGGACGGCCCGCTCGCGCAGCTTGGCGTTGGTGGGGGCGACGTCGACCATCAGGTTCCCGTAGACCTTGCCCAGGCCGACCATGGTCGCGGTCGAGATCATGTTGAGGGTCAACTTCTGGCTGGTGCCGGCCTTGAGCCGCGTGGAGCCGGTCAGGACCTCCGGGCCGTTGTCGAGTTCGATCGCGATGTCGGCGTGCCGGCTGACGTCGGCGTCCGCGTTGCAGGCGATGGACGCC
Above is a window of Propioniciclava coleopterorum DNA encoding:
- a CDS encoding PTS transporter subunit EIIC, with the protein product MDYKALSREILSLAGGNENIDSFTHCMTRLRLNVNDPEKVDVAGIKALDGVLGVVPGDQVQIVVGPGHSDRLDVAFAEVSNAAHVDFDDDEEDEPDALAALTGGDRVRDVAGETRAKVKARQNTGVHALFRHIGNIFIPIIPGFVAGGIIASIANFWKLADPTIVKNPWFLAFAALGAIVTGALNFIVGHNTAKEFGGTPVLGFIAGGVPYMPALAGIAAVKAADGSITTAAQPLVLPLFGQLSPGLGGVIGVMVTAWVFTLIEKNLRKVIPASFELFIIPALTVILGAIAAVIIIMPISALLMKGLTWLLVDFGLKQGGVIGGYLMASLFLPMVMLGVHQGLTPLHAQLIADHGFTELLPILAMAGGGQDGMAIAVWVKTKSKKLRTIIKSALPLGLLGIGEPLIYGVSLPLIYPFITACLGAGFGGAFIAWGMQQGGSFGAGALGLSGLFMTGVITPGHWFWYLGGLAIAIVMGFVLTYFFGFKEKMVERLG